In the genome of Oncorhynchus nerka isolate Pitt River linkage group LG4, Oner_Uvic_2.0, whole genome shotgun sequence, the window ACACGAATTCGCCTTTAGCTTCCTGCTACCACAGATGtatgtgtaacacacacacacacacacacacacacacacacacacacacacacacacacacagctataacaTAAAATCTGAACCCCAAATATGGAATCCTATCTAAAGATAGAAATGTAAAAAGTATAATCCTATACACCtttcccctcttcttctcctctccccctctcttctcccctcctctccccctctcttctcctcttccctccactccccctctctcaggcCCCTGGCCACGTCGTTTGAAGGGAAGCATGGCAGTGTGAGGTACTGGGTGAGAGCAGAGCTCTACAGACCATGGCTGCTGCCTTTCAAAGTCAAGAAAGAGTTCACTGTGTTTGAACACATCGATATCAACACACCACTGCTGCTGGTGAGGATTGTggggtgtacacacacacacacatgcacacacatacacacacacacacatctcacatacacacatgctcaCAGTTTTTGTGAAATGTCTGTGTATAGGCCCCTCAAGCTGGCACTAAGGACAAGACCTTATGTTGTTGGTTCTGTGCCTCGGGACCCATCTCACTCAGCGCCAAGATAGAGAGGAAGGGATACACGCCaggtgagtaacacacacactgtctcattCCCCCTCCCATACCACCCCCACCTCACATCCTcagcctcatcctctcctctttcctctcctcctcttctaggTGAGTCCATCCAGATCTTTGCAGAGGTGGAGAACTGTTCGTCCAGGGTGGTGGTGCCCAAGGCAGCGCTGAGCCAGACTCAGACCTACTTCGCCAAGGGCAAGGCCAGGCAGCTCCAGCAGCAGATGGCAGCCCTGCGTGGGGACACCCTACCCCAGGGGAAGAGCCAGAGCTGGGATGGAAAACTCCTCCACATACCCCCAGTGTCCCCATCCATCCTGGACTGTCCACTCATCAGAGTGGAGTACTCACTGGTGGTGAGGAATTATAATATGGTGTATAGTTTATATGGTAATCCATGTATTAATATTGTAGAATGGTAAATAAGTGTTGTCAGTCAAATCGCCTCGCAAAATCGAACCGGTTTAGCAGGATATTCAGTCATACACTGTAAAGGTTATCTTTCTGGTATATCATCATTTGGGCTGTCAATAAGACAatatctacctctgtctctctcaggtgTATGTGGACATCCCTGGGGGGTTGAACCTGTCTCTATCGTTGCCGTTGGTGATCGGGACCATCCCCCTCCATGCATTCACCAATCGAACAAGCAGCATCAGCAGCTACTGTAGTAGCATCAGCTGGCCAGAGAGACCTGAGGGTACGACATACACCTGTGTGTGAGCGTGTACTGTGTGtttgtatactgtgtgtgtactgtttgtGTGTTCTCCCAAGTTAGTCCTATGCTGTGTGTGTATTCACAGCTCCCCCCAGCTATAGTGACTTGGTGGTGACAGAGGAGCAGGGGTGGGGCTGTCTGGAGCGCTGTGAGGGGTCAGAGGTCAACGAAGAGGACCAGGGAACACTGCGCGCTTACATCACAGAGTTCAGATACCAGCCCCCGCCGCTCTACtccgaggtacacacacacacacaccacacatccacgcaccacacatccacacacacacacacacacat includes:
- the LOC115119069 gene encoding arrestin domain-containing protein 3-like translates to MVLGKVKTLAVYFDFLNDNNVPVYSGGDSVSGRVIIEVIGEVRVKTLNITARGVAKVRWTESRNAGANTAYTQNYTEEVEYLNHSDTLIGEERDEDSTEETLTVLNTGLHEFAFSFLLPQMPLATSFEGKHGSVRYWVRAELYRPWLLPFKVKKEFTVFEHIDINTPLLLAPQAGTKDKTLCCWFCASGPISLSAKIERKGYTPGESIQIFAEVENCSSRVVVPKAALSQTQTYFAKGKARQLQQQMAALRGDTLPQGKSQSWDGKLLHIPPVSPSILDCPLIRVEYSLVVYVDIPGGLNLSLSLPLVIGTIPLHAFTNRTSSISSYCSSISWPERPEAPPSYSDLVVTEEQGWGCLERCEGSEVNEEDQGTLRAYITEFRYQPPPLYSEVDPNPEPGCGGQVVSRPDLCPSR